One Panicum virgatum strain AP13 chromosome 9K, P.virgatum_v5, whole genome shotgun sequence genomic region harbors:
- the LOC120652617 gene encoding nicotianamine synthase 2-like, with protein sequence MEATQNVEVTALVQKITGLHAAISKLPSLSPSPDVNALFTDLVMACVPPSPVDVTKLDPEAQRMREELIRLCSDAEGHLEAHYSDMLAAFDNPLDHLGRFPYFSNYINLSKLEYDLLVRHIPGLAPSRVAFVGSGPLPFSSLVLAARHLPNTHFDNYDRCGAANDRARKLVRADKDLSARMSFHTADVSNLTAELGKYDVVFLAALVGMAAEDKADVVAHLGRHMADGAALVVRSAHGARGFLYPIVDPEDIRRGGFDVLTVYHPEGEVINSVIIARKVDAQKNEEVAALVQKIAGLHAAISKLPSLSPSSDVDKLFTDLVMACVPPSPVDVTKLAPDALRMREELIRLCSDAEGHLEAHYSDMLAAFDNPLDHLSRFPYFSNYINLSKLEYELLVRYVPGLEPSLVAFVGSGPLPFSSLVLAARHLPSTVFDNYDRCAAANDRARKLVRADADLRKRMSFHTTDVADLTDELRKYDVVFLAALVGMAAEDKAKIVAHLGRHMADGAALVVRSAHGARGFLYPIVDPEDIRRGGFDVLAVYHPDDEVINSVIVARKVDDADANGPQNGRAHARGAVPIVSPPCKCCKMEASALQMREEMEMAAKEMSV encoded by the coding sequence ATGGAGGCCACCCAGAACGTGGAGGTCACTGCCCTGGTGCAGAAGATCACCGGCCTCCACGCCGCCATCTCCAAGCTGCCGTCGCTGAGCCCGTCCCCCGACGTCAACGCGCTCTTCACCGACCTCGTCATGGCCTGCGTCCCGCCGAGCCCCGTTGACGTGACCAAGCTCGATCCGGAGGCGCAGAGGATGCGCGAGGAGCTCATCCGCCTCTGCTCCGACGCCGAGGGCCACCTCGAGGCGCACTACTCCGACATGCTCGCCGCCTTCGACAACCCGCTCGACCACCTCGGCCGCTTCCCCTACTTCAGCAACTACATCAACCTGAGCAAGCTGGAGTACGACCTCCTGGTCCGCCACATCCCCGGCCTCGCGCCGTCCAGGGTCGCGTTCGTCGGGTCAGGCCCCTTGCCGTTCAGCTCGCTCGTGCTCGCGGCGCGCCACCTGCCCAACACGCACTTCGACAACTACGATCGGTGCGGCGCCGCCAACGACCGTGCGCGAAAGCTGGTCCGCGCGGACAAGGACCTGAGCGCGCGCATGTCCTTCCACACGGCCGACGTCTCCAACCTCACGGCCGAGCTCGGCAAGTACGACGTCGTGTTCCTGGCCGCGCTTGTCGGCATGGCGGCCGAGGACAAGGCCGACGTGGTTGCGCACCTTGGCAGGCACATGGCGGACGGAGCGGCCCTCGTCGTGCGGAGCGCGCACGGGGCTCGCGGGTTCCTGTACCCCATCGTCGATCCAGAGGACATCCGTCGCGGCGGATTCGATGTGCTGACCGTGTACCACCCGGAAGGTGAGGTGATCAACTCGGTGATCATCGCGCGCAAGGTCGACGCGCAAAAGAACGAGGAGGTTGCTGCTCTTGTCCAAAAGATCGCCGGCCTCCACGCCGCCATCTCCAAGTTGCCATCACTGAGCCCATCTTCCGACGTCGACAAGCTGTTCACCGACCTCGTCATGGCCTGCGTCCCACCGAGCCCGGTCGACGTGACCAAGCTGGCCCCGGACGCGCTGCGAATGCGGGAGGAGCTCATCCGCCTCTGCTCCGACGCCGAGGGCCACCTCGAGGCTCACTACTCCGACATGCTCGCCGCCTTCGACAACCCGCTCGACCACCTCAGCCGCTTCCCCTACTTTAGCAACTACATCAACCTGAGCAAGCTGGAGTACGAACTCCTGGTCCGCTACGTCCCGGGCCTCGAGCCTTCCCTCGTCGCCTTCGTCGGGTCAGGTCCCCTGCCCTTCAGCTCGCTCGTGCTCGCCGCGCGCCACCTGCCGAGCACGGTGTTCGACAACTACgaccggtgcgccgccgccaacgacCGCGCCCGGAAGCTAGTTCGCGCGGACGCGGACCTGCGCAAGCGGATGTCCTTCCACACAACCGATGTCGCCGACCTCACGGACGAGCTCCGCAAGTACGACGTGGTCTTCCTGGCTGCGCTTGTCGGCATGGCGGCCGAGGACAAGGCCAAGATCGTTGCTCACCTCGGCAGGCACATGGCCGACGGAGCGGCCCTCGTCGTGCGGAGCGCGCACGGGGCTCGCGGGTTCCTGTACCCCATCGTCGATCCCGAGGACATCCGTCGCGGTGGGTTCGATGTGCTGGCCGTGTACCACCCGGACGACGAGGTGATCAACTCCGTCATCGTCGCGCGCAAggtcgacgacgccgacgcgaACGGGCCTCAGAATGGACGGGCGCACGCTCGCGGCGCGGTGCCGATAGTGAGCCCGCCTTGCAAGTGCTGCAAGATGGAGGCGAGCGCGCTCCAAATGAgggaggagatggagatggCGGCAAAGGAGATGTCCGTTTGA
- the LOC120652618 gene encoding probable glutamyl endopeptidase, chloroplastic isoform X2, which translates to MSSISILHRACLRLALLPLPPLRARATALRPPPRRRHLHLPSRSSMSSAASRLSHIATATADGGAAGESNEPPPAGSAVAQEDDGLSGDIVYRLPPKEIQDIVDAPPLPVLSFSPNKDKILFLKRRALPPLSDLAKPEEKLAGLRIDANSNTRSRMSFYTGISIHKLLDDGTLGPEKEVHGYTVGARINFVTWSQDGCHISFTVRVDEEDNKSGKLRVWIADVESGEARPLFKSPEIYLNAIFDSFVWVNNSTLLVCTIPVTRGAPPQKPSVPSGPKIQSNETKNVVQVRTFQDLLKDEYDADLFDYYATSQLVLASLDGTVKPIGRPAVYTSIDPSPDDKYLMVSSIHRPYSYIVPCGRFPKKVELWTVDGKFIRELCDLPLAEDIPITMSSVRKGKRSINWRADKPSTLYWVETQDGGDAKVEVSPRDIVYMEHAEPINGEQPEILHKLDLRYAGTSWCDESLALVYESWYKTRKTRTWVLSPDKKDVSPRILFDRSSEDVYSDPGSPMMRRTDMGTYVIAKIKKQDGSTYVLLNGMGATPEGNVPFLDLFDINTGSKERIWESDKEKYYESVVALMSDRTDGELSLDQLKILTSKESKTENTQYYLQTWPEKKQVKITNFPHPYPQLASLFKEMIRYQRKDGVQLTANLYLPPGYDPSKDGPLPCLVWSYPGEFKSKDAAGQVRGSPNEFPGIGATSPLLWLARGFAILSGPTIPIIGEGEEEANDRYVEQLVASAEAAVEEVVKRGVAHPDKIAVGGHSYGAFMTANLLAHASHLFCCGIARSGAYNRTLTPFGFQNEDRTLWEATSTYVEMSPFMSANKIKKPILLIHGEQDNNSGTLTMQSDRFFNALKGHGALSRLVILPFESHGYSARESIMHVLWETDRWLQNYCVNGASKADSDSVADSENKTLSASGGSAALEDPSPQGSSYLPRSLL; encoded by the exons atgtcctccatctccatccTGCACAgggcctgcctccgcctcgctctgCTGCCGCTCCCACCTCTGCGTGCTCGCGCCACCGCGCTCCGCCCTCCCCCTCGGCGGCGTCATCTCCACCTGCCCAGCCGGAGCTCCATGAGCTCCGCCGCGTCCAGGCTGTCCCAcatcgccaccgccaccgccgatggcggcgcggccggggagTCCaatgagccgccgccggccgggtccGCCGTGGCCCAGGAAGACGACG GCCTTTCAGGGGATATTGTCTACCGCCTTCCTCCGAAAGAAATACAGGACATTGTTGATGCACCACCACTTCCTGTCTTGTCATTTTCACCAAACAAAGACAAGATTCTGTTCCTGAAGCGTCGAGCACTGCCACCACTATCGGATCTTGCAAAGCCTGAGGAGAAGCTTGCTGGTCTAAGGATTGATGCCAATTCTAATACTAGGAGTAGAAT GTCTTTCTACACTGGAATAAGTATCCATAAGCTGTTGGATGATGGGACTTTGGGCCCAGAGAAAGAGGTACATGGGTACACAGTAGGTGCAAGGATCAATTTTGTCACATG GTCACAAGATGGCTGCCATATATCCTTCACTGTTCGAGTTGATGAG GAGGACAACAAAAGCGGCAAGCTAAGGGTGTGGATTGCTGATGTTGAATCTGGAGAAGCAAGGCCACTTTTTAAATCGCCTGAGATCTACCTAAATGCTATTTTCGACAG CTTTGTATGGGTTAATAATAGTACACTGCTAGTCTGCACTATTCCTGTGACACGTGGAGCTCCACCGCAGAAGCCATCAGTTCCGTCTGGTCCGAAAATCCAGTCTAATGAGACAAAGAATGTAGTCCAAGTGAGAACATTCCAAGATCTGCTGAAAGATGAATATGATGCTGATCTATTTGATTACTATGCAACCTCACAACTCGTGTTAGCCTCTTTGGATGGAACAGTGAAGCCAATTGGCCGTCCAGCAGTATATACATCCATTGACCCATCACCGGATGATAAATACCTAATGGTTTCTTCCATCCACCGCCCATATTCCTACATTGTACCTTGTGGGAGATTTCCAAAAAAAGTTGAATTGTGGACTGTAGATGGGAAGTTTATTAGGGAACTATGTGATCTGCCCCTGGCTGAGGACATTCCAATTACAATGAGCAGTGTGCGCAAGGGAAAGCGTTCAATCAATTGGAGGGCAGACAAACCTTCAACTCTGTATTG GGTGGAGACACAAGATGGTGGAGATGCAAAAGTAGAAGTTTCACCTCGTGACATAGTTTACATGGAACATGCTGAGCCCATAAATGGTGAACAGCCAGAGATCCTGCATAAACTTGACCTTCGATATGC AGGCACCTCCTGGTGTGATGAATCTCTTGCTTTAGTGTATGAATCTTGGTATAAAACTCGGAAAACAAGAACATGGGTGCTCTCTCCTGATAAAAAAGATGTCAGCCCACGCATTTTGTTTGACCGGTCATCAGAAGATGTATACTCTGATCCTGGCTCCCCAATGATGAGAAGAACTGACATGGGAACATATGTCATTGCAAAGATCAAGAAGCAAGACGGAAGTACTTATGTCTTGTTGAATGGGATGGGTGCCACACCAGAAGGAAATGTTCCATTCCTTGATTTGTTTGATAT AAATACTGGAAGCAAAGAGCGGATATGGGAGAGTGACAAGGAAAAATATTACGAATCTGTTGTTGCACTGATGTCAGACAGAACTGATGGGGAACTGTCCCTTGATCAGTTAAAGATACTTACATCAAAAGAATCAAAAACAGAGAACACACAGTATTACTTGCAGACTTGGCCAGAAAAGAAGCAAGTCAAGATCACAAATTTCCCGCACCCATATCCTCAGCTTGCTTCCTTGTTTAAGGAGATGATAAGATACCAGCGGAAGGATGGAGTCCAACTTACAGCAAACTTATATCTGCCCCCAGGTTATGATCCTTCAAAAGATGGACCTTTGCCATGTCTAGTTTGGTCCTACCCTGGTGAATTTAAAAGCAAAGATGCTGCTGGGCAAGTGCGTGGTTCCCCTAATGAATTTCCGGGGATTGGTGCTACATCTCCTCTTCTTTGGTTGGCTAGAGG GTTCGCTATTTTGTCGGGTCCGACAATCCCGATTATTGGTGAAGGTGAAGAAGAGGCCAATGACAG GTATGTGGAACAACTAGTTGCTAGTGCAGAGGCTGCAGTTGAGGAAGTTGTTAAAAGAGGG GTGGCTCATCCTGATAAAATTGCTGTTGGTGGTCATTCATATGGTGCATTCATGACAGCTAATCTCTTAGCTCACGCATCTCATCTTTTTTGCTGCGGGATTGCTCGTTCTGGAGCTTACAACAGGACTCTAACTCCATTTGGTTTTCAG AACGAGGATAGGACACTCTGGGAAGCAACAAGCACCTATGTCGAGATGAGCCCTTTCATGTCAGCAAACAAAATCAAGAAACCAATCCTACTCATCCATGGAGAGCAGGACAACAATTCTGGGACGTTGACAATGCAG TCAGACCGATTTTTCAATGCCCTGAAAGGGCATGGTGCGCTGTCTCGTTTGGTGATACTTCCTTTTGAGAGCCATGGGTACTCTGCAAGGGAAAGTATTATGCACGTCCTCTGGGAGACTGATAGGTGGCTGCAGAACTACTGTGTAAACGGTGCTAGCAAGGCTGACTCAGATTCAGTGGCTGACAGCGAAAACAAAACACTGTCAGCCAGCGGTGGCAGTGCAGCTCTTGAAGATCCAAGTCCTCAGGGATCCTCATATCTTCCGCGATCGCTTCTGTG A
- the LOC120652618 gene encoding probable glutamyl endopeptidase, chloroplastic isoform X1, whose protein sequence is MSSISILHRACLRLALLPLPPLRARATALRPPPRRRHLHLPSRSSMSSAASRLSHIATATADGGAAGESNEPPPAGSAVAQEDDGLSGDIVYRLPPKEIQDIVDAPPLPVLSFSPNKDKILFLKRRALPPLSDLAKPEEKLAGLRIDANSNTRSRMSFYTGISIHKLLDDGTLGPEKEVHGYTVGARINFVTWSQDGCHISFTVRVDEEDNKSGKLRVWIADVESGEARPLFKSPEIYLNAIFDSFVWVNNSTLLVCTIPVTRGAPPQKPSVPSGPKIQSNETKNVVQVRTFQDLLKDEYDADLFDYYATSQLVLASLDGTVKPIGRPAVYTSIDPSPDDKYLMVSSIHRPYSYIVPCGRFPKKVELWTVDGKFIRELCDLPLAEDIPITMSSVRKGKRSINWRADKPSTLYWVETQDGGDAKVEVSPRDIVYMEHAEPINGEQPEILHKLDLRYAGTSWCDESLALVYESWYKTRKTRTWVLSPDKKDVSPRILFDRSSEDVYSDPGSPMMRRTDMGTYVIAKIKKQDGSTYVLLNGMGATPEGNVPFLDLFDINTGSKERIWESDKEKYYESVVALMSDRTDGELSLDQLKILTSKESKTENTQYYLQTWPEKKQVKITNFPHPYPQLASLFKEMIRYQRKDGVQLTANLYLPPGYDPSKDGPLPCLVWSYPGEFKSKDAAGQVRGSPNEFPGIGATSPLLWLARGFAILSGPTIPIIGEGEEEANDRYVEQLVASAEAAVEEVVKRGVAHPDKIAVGGHSYGAFMTANLLAHASHLFCCGIARSGAYNRTLTPFGFQNEDRTLWEATSTYVEMSPFMSANKIKKPILLIHGEQDNNSGTLTMQSDRFFNALKGHGALSRLVILPFESHGYSARESIMHVLWETDRWLQNYCVNGASKADSDSVADSENKTLSASGGSAALEDPSPQGSSYLPRSLLWIYDARCKAHSHHSLN, encoded by the exons atgtcctccatctccatccTGCACAgggcctgcctccgcctcgctctgCTGCCGCTCCCACCTCTGCGTGCTCGCGCCACCGCGCTCCGCCCTCCCCCTCGGCGGCGTCATCTCCACCTGCCCAGCCGGAGCTCCATGAGCTCCGCCGCGTCCAGGCTGTCCCAcatcgccaccgccaccgccgatggcggcgcggccggggagTCCaatgagccgccgccggccgggtccGCCGTGGCCCAGGAAGACGACG GCCTTTCAGGGGATATTGTCTACCGCCTTCCTCCGAAAGAAATACAGGACATTGTTGATGCACCACCACTTCCTGTCTTGTCATTTTCACCAAACAAAGACAAGATTCTGTTCCTGAAGCGTCGAGCACTGCCACCACTATCGGATCTTGCAAAGCCTGAGGAGAAGCTTGCTGGTCTAAGGATTGATGCCAATTCTAATACTAGGAGTAGAAT GTCTTTCTACACTGGAATAAGTATCCATAAGCTGTTGGATGATGGGACTTTGGGCCCAGAGAAAGAGGTACATGGGTACACAGTAGGTGCAAGGATCAATTTTGTCACATG GTCACAAGATGGCTGCCATATATCCTTCACTGTTCGAGTTGATGAG GAGGACAACAAAAGCGGCAAGCTAAGGGTGTGGATTGCTGATGTTGAATCTGGAGAAGCAAGGCCACTTTTTAAATCGCCTGAGATCTACCTAAATGCTATTTTCGACAG CTTTGTATGGGTTAATAATAGTACACTGCTAGTCTGCACTATTCCTGTGACACGTGGAGCTCCACCGCAGAAGCCATCAGTTCCGTCTGGTCCGAAAATCCAGTCTAATGAGACAAAGAATGTAGTCCAAGTGAGAACATTCCAAGATCTGCTGAAAGATGAATATGATGCTGATCTATTTGATTACTATGCAACCTCACAACTCGTGTTAGCCTCTTTGGATGGAACAGTGAAGCCAATTGGCCGTCCAGCAGTATATACATCCATTGACCCATCACCGGATGATAAATACCTAATGGTTTCTTCCATCCACCGCCCATATTCCTACATTGTACCTTGTGGGAGATTTCCAAAAAAAGTTGAATTGTGGACTGTAGATGGGAAGTTTATTAGGGAACTATGTGATCTGCCCCTGGCTGAGGACATTCCAATTACAATGAGCAGTGTGCGCAAGGGAAAGCGTTCAATCAATTGGAGGGCAGACAAACCTTCAACTCTGTATTG GGTGGAGACACAAGATGGTGGAGATGCAAAAGTAGAAGTTTCACCTCGTGACATAGTTTACATGGAACATGCTGAGCCCATAAATGGTGAACAGCCAGAGATCCTGCATAAACTTGACCTTCGATATGC AGGCACCTCCTGGTGTGATGAATCTCTTGCTTTAGTGTATGAATCTTGGTATAAAACTCGGAAAACAAGAACATGGGTGCTCTCTCCTGATAAAAAAGATGTCAGCCCACGCATTTTGTTTGACCGGTCATCAGAAGATGTATACTCTGATCCTGGCTCCCCAATGATGAGAAGAACTGACATGGGAACATATGTCATTGCAAAGATCAAGAAGCAAGACGGAAGTACTTATGTCTTGTTGAATGGGATGGGTGCCACACCAGAAGGAAATGTTCCATTCCTTGATTTGTTTGATAT AAATACTGGAAGCAAAGAGCGGATATGGGAGAGTGACAAGGAAAAATATTACGAATCTGTTGTTGCACTGATGTCAGACAGAACTGATGGGGAACTGTCCCTTGATCAGTTAAAGATACTTACATCAAAAGAATCAAAAACAGAGAACACACAGTATTACTTGCAGACTTGGCCAGAAAAGAAGCAAGTCAAGATCACAAATTTCCCGCACCCATATCCTCAGCTTGCTTCCTTGTTTAAGGAGATGATAAGATACCAGCGGAAGGATGGAGTCCAACTTACAGCAAACTTATATCTGCCCCCAGGTTATGATCCTTCAAAAGATGGACCTTTGCCATGTCTAGTTTGGTCCTACCCTGGTGAATTTAAAAGCAAAGATGCTGCTGGGCAAGTGCGTGGTTCCCCTAATGAATTTCCGGGGATTGGTGCTACATCTCCTCTTCTTTGGTTGGCTAGAGG GTTCGCTATTTTGTCGGGTCCGACAATCCCGATTATTGGTGAAGGTGAAGAAGAGGCCAATGACAG GTATGTGGAACAACTAGTTGCTAGTGCAGAGGCTGCAGTTGAGGAAGTTGTTAAAAGAGGG GTGGCTCATCCTGATAAAATTGCTGTTGGTGGTCATTCATATGGTGCATTCATGACAGCTAATCTCTTAGCTCACGCATCTCATCTTTTTTGCTGCGGGATTGCTCGTTCTGGAGCTTACAACAGGACTCTAACTCCATTTGGTTTTCAG AACGAGGATAGGACACTCTGGGAAGCAACAAGCACCTATGTCGAGATGAGCCCTTTCATGTCAGCAAACAAAATCAAGAAACCAATCCTACTCATCCATGGAGAGCAGGACAACAATTCTGGGACGTTGACAATGCAG TCAGACCGATTTTTCAATGCCCTGAAAGGGCATGGTGCGCTGTCTCGTTTGGTGATACTTCCTTTTGAGAGCCATGGGTACTCTGCAAGGGAAAGTATTATGCACGTCCTCTGGGAGACTGATAGGTGGCTGCAGAACTACTGTGTAAACGGTGCTAGCAAGGCTGACTCAGATTCAGTGGCTGACAGCGAAAACAAAACACTGTCAGCCAGCGGTGGCAGTGCAGCTCTTGAAGATCCAAGTCCTCAGGGATCCTCATATCTTCCGCGATCGCTTCTGTG GATTTATGATGCCCGCTGCAAAGCCCATTCTCACCATTCCTTAAACTGA
- the LOC120652619 gene encoding uncharacterized protein LOC120652619 — translation MLDIQKRRVRLMLLIMGVLVLSMTAEKFRELVGKEASSKSGQFTFMNCFDMGSGSLACSVKEGVKLYVNNLRTAHLERVRQHALERALADAMTEGLTPAEAAKQAHKVSTKAAKVAARQANRILGPIISSGWDFFEAMYFGGSMTEGFLRGSGTLFGTYAGGFHGEERFGKLGYLVGSQLGSWGGGRIGLMIYDIISGLKHMLQSMQSQNESSYASEDGSEYIDSYTSREREESTYYETLEEKQEESKWFGLF, via the exons ATGTTGGACATACAGAAGCGGCGCGTGCGGCTGATGCTCCTCATCATGGGCGTCCTCGTTCTCAGCATGACTG CTGAGAAGTTCAGGGAACTTGTTGGAAAGGAGGCTTCATCAAAGAGTGGTCAGTTCACATTCATGAACTGctttgacatgggttctggcAGCCTTGCATGCTCAGTGAAGGAGGGTGTCAAGTTGTATGTCAATAACCTTCGAACGGCACACCTGGAAAGGGTGCGGCAACATGCCCTGGAGAGAGCATTAGCCGATGCCATGACAGAAGGCCTAACACCTGCGGAAGCAGCCAAGCAAGCTCACAAGGTCAGTACAAAAGCAGCAAAAGTGGCTGCTCGTCAAGCCAATCGGATACTGGGGCCAATAATTTCTTCTGGTTGGGACTTCTTTGAAGCAATGTACTTTGGTGGAAGCATGACAGAAGGTTTTCTCCGGGGCAGTGGCACCTTGTTTGGAACTTATGCGGGTGGTTTCCACGGTGAGGAGAGGTTTGGAAAACTGGGATACCTCGTGGGAAGCCAACTAGGAAGCTGGGGTGGGGGAAGAATTGGACTGATGATTTATGATATCATAAGTGGCCTGAAACATATGCTTCAATCTATGCAATCTCAGAACGAATCATCATATGCTTCAGAAGATGGTTCAGAATACATAGATAGTTATACAAGCCGTGAAAGGGAGGAGTCAACTTACTATGAAACATTGGAGGAGAAACAGGAAGAATCAAAATGGTTCGGTTTGTTTTGA
- the LOC120652620 gene encoding bifunctional TENA2 protein-like, whose product MDGDGVEAGTTAAWIERHQQMYERATRHPFTVSIRDGTIDLSTFKRWLSQDYLFVREFIAFVASVLLKCCKQESSDMEIILGGVASLSDELSWFKNEAAKWGIDLASVSQLKSNTEYHRFLRSFTEPEVIYAVAVTTFWIIETVYQDSFGFCIEEGNKTPPELLGTCQRWGSAEFKQYCQSLQRIADRSLANAPADAVKSAEEAFVRVLELEIGFWEMSSSQS is encoded by the exons ATGGACGGCGACGGGGTCGAGGCGGGCACAACGGCGGCATGGATCGAGAGGCACCAGCAGATGTACGAGCGGGCCACGCGGCACCCGTTCACCGTCTCCATCCGCGACGGCACCATCGACCTGTCCACCTTCAAGCGCTGGCTG AGCCAGGACTACCTGTTTGTGAGGGAATTTATCGCATTTGTAGCTAGTGTACTGCTCAAGTGTTGCAAACAAGAAAGCTCAGACATGGAAATTATCTTGGGTGGAGTAGCTTCTCTCAGTGATGAGCTCTCTTGGTTCAAGAATGAAGCTGCCAAATGGGGTATTGATCTAGCTAGTGTTTCACAGCTCAAATCTAACACGGAGTACCACAG GTTTCTTCGAAGCTTTACAGAGCCAGAGGTTATCTATGCTGTTGCTGTAACTACCTTCTGGATAATTGAAACCGTGTACCAGGACAGCTTCGGTTTCTGCATAGAAGAAGGTAATAAGACGCCACCGGAGCTCCTGGGCACCTGCCAGAGATGGGGCAGCGCTGAGTTTAAACAGTACTGCCAGTCTCTGCAGAGAATCGCGGATCGCAGCTTGGCAAACGCGCCAGCTGATGCTGTCAAGAGCGCTGAAGAGGCCTTCGTCAGGGTACTCGAGCTGGAAATTGGTTTCTGGGAAATGAGCTCTTCTCAGTCTTAA
- the LOC120652621 gene encoding calvin cycle protein CP12-1, chloroplastic-like — protein sequence MASMVTTMAAIAAFSAPRSLQQAPAPLQLRPNAVSFVAHPVRAHRRLVAVAASSPATPPDLANKVSESIKQAQETCADDPVSGECVAAWDEVEELSAAASHARDRQKGADPLEEFCKDNPETDECRMYED from the coding sequence ATGGCCAGCATGGTCACCACCATGGCTGCCATAGCAGCTTTCTCGGCCCCAAGAAGCCTCCAGCAGGCCCCGGCCCCGTTGCAGCTCCGCCCGAACGCCGTGTCGTTCGTCGCACACCCGGTTCGCGCGCACCGCCGGCTGGTGGCCGTGGCGGCCAGCTcgccggccacgccgccggacctcgccaACAAGGTGTCCGAGAGCATCAAGCAGGCGCAGGAGACGTGCGCGGACGACCCGGTGAGCGGCGAGTGCGTGGCGGCGTGGGAcgaggtggaggagctcagcGCGGCCGCCAGCCACGCGCGGGACCGGCAGAAGGGCGCCGACCCGCTCGAGGAGTTCTGCAAGGACAACCCCGAGACCGACGAGTGCCGCATGTATGAGGACTGA
- the LOC120652622 gene encoding bZIP transcription factor 53-like: MVATAAAAPQGARRAAVATEEERRRKRMTSNRLSARKSRMKRQQHVDDLTAEAERLRRENEAMRAGAGEALRPGRALEQENRVLAAHARQLCAALLLRNSQLRLLGGVAGVPLDVPGVPDHLVQLYGGPHQMPVTPLAPPPPLQLPLEIQMLLQPADVMDAVGVLV; encoded by the coding sequence ATGgttgcaacggcggcggcggcgccgcagggggcgcggcgcgccgcggtggccaccgaggaggagcggcggcgcaagcgCATGACCTCGAACCGGCTGTCGGCGCGCAAGTCCCGCATGAAGCGGCAGCAGCACGTGGACGACCTgaccgcggaggcggagcgcCTGCGGCGCGAGAACGAGGCgatgcgcgccggcgccggggaggcCCTGCGGCCTGGCCGCGCGCTCGAGCAGGAGAACCGCGTGCTGGCGGCGCACGCGCGCCAGCTGTGCGCCGCGCTCCTGCTGCGCAACTCCCAGCTCCGCCTgctgggcggcgtggccggcGTGCCGCTCGACGTGCCGGGCGTGCCCGACCACCTCGTGCAGCTGTACGGCGGCCCGCATCAGATGCCGGTCACGCcgctggcgcctccgccgcccctgcaaCTGCCGCTGGAGATCCAGATGCTGTTGCAGCCTGCTGACGTCATGGACGCCGTCGGTGTGCTTGTCTGA